A genomic stretch from Candidatus Schekmanbacteria bacterium RIFCSPLOWO2_02_FULL_38_14 includes:
- a CDS encoding DNA-binding response regulator: MPKKILIIEDEKDIAELVKHYLEKDNFETLSAFDGEKGLELVKKQNPDVVILDLMLPKIDGIEVCKRIRSDSKVSNVPIIMLTAKGDESDRIIGLELGADDYITKPFSPKELVARVKALLRRIERGGEKQKVYKFKNLTLNLESHEVLLDKNQVKLTSKEFWLLEELLRNKERVLTRDKLLNDVWGYDYYGTTRTIDVHIRRLREKLPGISDHIVTVKQLGYKFKENL, translated from the coding sequence ATGCCAAAGAAAATACTCATAATAGAAGACGAGAAAGACATTGCAGAACTTGTGAAGCATTATCTTGAAAAGGATAATTTTGAGACTCTATCAGCCTTTGATGGCGAAAAGGGGCTTGAGCTTGTGAAGAAACAGAATCCTGATGTGGTAATCCTTGACCTCATGCTTCCAAAAATTGACGGGATTGAAGTTTGCAAGAGAATAAGGAGTGACAGCAAAGTATCTAACGTCCCCATAATAATGCTTACTGCAAAAGGTGATGAATCTGACAGGATTATCGGGCTTGAACTTGGGGCTGATGATTACATAACAAAACCATTCAGCCCTAAAGAGCTTGTGGCAAGAGTAAAGGCATTGCTACGGAGAATTGAGAGAGGAGGAGAGAAGCAGAAGGTCTATAAATTTAAAAACCTTACTTTGAATCTCGAAAGCCATGAGGTACTCCTTGATAAAAATCAGGTTAAGCTTACTTCAAAAGAATTCTGGCTGCTTGAAGAACTTCTGAGAAACAAGGAGAGAGTGCTTACAAGGGACAAGCTTTTAAATGACGTATGGGGGTATGACTATTACGGCACAACAAGAACTATTGATGTCCATATAAGGAGATTGAGGGAAAAGCTACCTGGCATTTCAGACCACATAGTTACAGTCAAACAGCTTGGCTACAAATTCAAAGAAAATCTGTGA